A window of the Bos indicus x Bos taurus breed Angus x Brahman F1 hybrid chromosome X, Bos_hybrid_MaternalHap_v2.0, whole genome shotgun sequence genome harbors these coding sequences:
- the LOC113887771 gene encoding LOW QUALITY PROTEIN: epidermal growth factor-like protein 6 (The sequence of the model RefSeq protein was modified relative to this genomic sequence to represent the inferred CDS: inserted 1 base in 1 codon): MCEPGCKFGECVGLNKCRCFPGYTGKTCSQDVNECGFKPRLCQHKCVNTHGSYKCFCLSGHMLLPNASCSNSRTCAMTNCQYSCKDTEEGPCCLCPSPGLCLAPNGRACLDIDECVSDKAXCPYNRRCVNTFGSYYCKCHVGFKLKYISGQYDCVDINECAANTHTCSLHANCLNTQGSFKYKCKRGYKGSGLQCALIPENSVKELLRAPGTIKDRIKKLLAHKNSMRKKVKMKNITEPRGTPTTKVDSEPFSSEESISRDGNPHGEKNRNENRKKERLEDEKRDENHVEQEQSLHGDVFSPKGNEASEVDLVLVQRKTTSSHLKHKDLNISVDCTFDHGVCDWKQDIEDDFDWNPVDQDNAVGYYMAVSALTGQKKDIGRLKLLLPNLQPHSNFCLLFNYRLAGNKVGKLRVFVKNRNNALAWEKTRSMDEQWRMGKIQLYHRIDTPKSIIFEAERGKGKTGEIAVDGVFQVSGLCSDGL; this comes from the exons ATGTGAATGAGTGTGGATTCAAACCCCGTCTGTGCCAACACAAATGTGTGAATACACACGGTAGCTACAAGTGCTTTTGCCTCAGCGGCCACATGCTCCTGCCGAACGCCTCATGTTCCA ACTCTAGGACGTGTGCCATGACCAATTGCCAGTACAGCTGTAAAGACACGGAAGAGGGACCATGCTGTCTGTGTCCATCTCCAGGCCTCTGCTTGGCCCCCAATGGAAGAGCTTGTCTAG ACATCGATGAATGTGTCTCTGATAAAG TCTGCCCCTACAATCGAAGATGTGTGAACACATTTGGAAGCTACTACTGCAAATGTCATGTTGGATTCAAACTGAAATATATCAGTGGCCAGTACGACTGTGTAG ATATAAATGAATGTGCTGCGAATACCCACACGTGCAGCCTCCATGCCAATTGCCTCAATACCCAAGGATCCTTCAAGTACAAGTGCAAGCGGGGGTATAAAGGCAGCGGACTGCAGTGCGCCC TTATCCCCGAGAATTCTGTGAAAGAACTCCTTAGAGCACCTGGTACCATCAAGGACAGAATTAAGAAGTTGCTTGCTCACAAGAATAGCATGAGAAAGaaggtaaaaatgaaaaacatcacAGAACCCAGAGGGACGCCCACCACAAAGGTTGACTCGGAGCCCTTCAGCTCTGAAGAGAGCATTTCCAGAGATGGGAACCCTCACGGAGAAAAGAAtaggaatgaaaacagaaagaaagagaggctGGAGGATGAGAAAAGAGATGAGAACCATGTGGAGCAGGAACAAAGCCTTCATGGAGATGTGTTTT CTCCTAAGGGGAATGAAGCGAGTGAAGTTGATCTGGTTCTGGTCCAAAGAAAAACTACATCATCCCATCTGAAACACAAAG ATTTAAATATCTCAGTTGACTGCACCTTTGACCATGGTGTCTGTGACTGGAAACAGGATATAGAAGATGATTTCGACTGGAATCCTGTGGACCAAGATAATG CTGTTGGCTACTATATGGCTGTTTCAGCCCTGACAGGTCAGAAGAAGGACATAGGCCGTTTGAAACTTCTCCTCCCCAACCTGCAACCCCACAGCAACTTCTGTTTGCTCTTTAATTACCGGCTGGCTGGAAACAAAGTAGGGAAGCTTAGAGTGTTTGTGAAAAATAGGAACAATGCTCTGGCTTGGGAGAAAACCAGGAGCATGGATGAACAGTGGAGGATGGGGAAAATTCAGCTGTATCACAGAATTGATACTCCCAAAAGC ATCATTTTTGAAGCTGAACGTGGCAAGGGCAAGACTGGAGAAATTGCAGTGGACGGTGTCTTTCAGGTCTCAGGCTTATGTTCAGATGGCCTTTGA